One genomic window of Burkholderia diffusa includes the following:
- a CDS encoding MetQ/NlpA family ABC transporter substrate-binding protein: protein MKRRSLLKVFSVLATGAALTLSAAAHAEDKVIKVGTVAGPDAEVWQVVQKVAKEKEGLNVKVIEFNDYVQPNAALDAGDLDANSFQHQPYLDSQVKQRGYKIVSAGLTYISPIGVYSKKFKALKDLPQGAKLAVPNDPSNENRALLLLQTQGVIKLKAGAGTGGNNATVLDIAENPKKLKISELDAAQLPRVLSDVDAAVINTNYALAANLQPTKDAIALESLTSPYANLIAVRAKDKDQPWVKKLVKAYQSPEVKEFIKKQFKGSMVASF from the coding sequence ATGAAGCGTCGCAGTCTCCTGAAGGTATTTTCCGTGCTGGCCACTGGTGCCGCGCTGACGCTGTCGGCCGCCGCGCACGCCGAGGACAAGGTCATCAAGGTCGGCACGGTCGCCGGCCCGGATGCGGAAGTGTGGCAGGTCGTGCAGAAGGTCGCGAAGGAGAAGGAAGGCCTGAACGTGAAGGTCATCGAGTTCAACGACTACGTGCAGCCGAACGCGGCGCTCGATGCGGGCGACCTCGACGCGAACAGCTTCCAGCACCAGCCCTACCTCGACAGCCAGGTGAAGCAGCGCGGCTACAAGATCGTCAGCGCGGGCCTGACCTACATCTCGCCGATCGGCGTGTATTCGAAGAAGTTCAAGGCGCTGAAGGACCTGCCGCAAGGCGCGAAGCTCGCGGTGCCGAATGATCCGTCGAACGAGAACCGCGCGCTGCTGCTGCTGCAGACGCAAGGCGTGATCAAGCTGAAGGCCGGCGCCGGCACGGGCGGCAATAACGCGACGGTGCTCGACATCGCCGAGAACCCGAAGAAGCTGAAGATTTCCGAACTCGACGCCGCGCAACTGCCGCGCGTGCTGTCGGACGTCGACGCCGCCGTGATCAACACGAACTACGCGCTCGCCGCGAACCTGCAGCCGACCAAGGACGCGATCGCGCTCGAATCGCTGACGAGCCCGTATGCGAACCTGATCGCCGTGCGCGCGAAGGACAAGGATCAGCCGTGGGTGAAGAAGCTGGTCAAGGCGTACCAGTCGCCGGAAGTGAAGGAATTCATCAAGAAGCAGTTCAAGGGCTCGATGGTCGCGTCGTTCTGA
- a CDS encoding methyl-accepting chemotaxis protein has translation MSRMSLNRKLWLALALVWIGLLGVGAWSAYETRATMLAERKAGIANLVESAAGIVNAYHALAQSGTLPEADAKRDALASLAAMRYGESGYVFVMDSKPVVLMHPTLPKLVGTQVGDYLDPDGKPLFVTILNAAKATGSGFAEYRGRLPHSETAVPKISYVTRFAPWDWNISSGVFLKDIDTVYYRTLFGHLAVVFVIGFVISAAMLVIIRNVRGSLGGEPDEAAALATRIAQGDLTRPVPVRAGDDTSMMAAMRDMQARLQATIGGIRQSAESIASASREIASGNDDLSQRTEEQAASLEETAASMEQLTATVKQNADNARQASGLANNASEIARAGNDVVSRVIGTMGEIDDSSRKIADIIGVIEGIAFQTNILALNAAVEAARAGEQGRGFAVVAGEVRSLAQRSATAAKEIRELIVDSVERVRNGSTLVGQAGTTMGEILQAVARVTDIMGEIAAASEEQASGITQVGRAVTQMDQVTQQNAALVEEAAAAAASLQEQAGRLRDAIGAFQVPDGSARAH, from the coding sequence ATGAGCAGAATGAGTTTGAATCGCAAGCTGTGGCTCGCGCTTGCGCTGGTATGGATCGGCTTGCTCGGCGTCGGCGCATGGAGCGCATACGAGACGCGCGCGACGATGCTCGCCGAACGCAAGGCAGGCATCGCCAACCTGGTCGAGTCGGCGGCCGGCATCGTCAACGCGTATCACGCGCTCGCGCAGAGCGGCACGCTGCCCGAGGCCGACGCGAAGCGCGACGCGCTCGCGAGCCTGGCGGCGATGCGCTACGGCGAGTCGGGCTATGTGTTCGTGATGGATTCGAAACCCGTCGTGCTGATGCATCCGACGCTGCCGAAACTGGTCGGCACGCAGGTCGGCGACTATCTCGATCCGGACGGCAAGCCGCTGTTCGTCACGATCCTGAACGCCGCGAAAGCGACCGGCAGCGGCTTCGCCGAATATCGCGGGCGGCTGCCGCACAGCGAGACCGCGGTGCCGAAGATCAGCTACGTCACGCGCTTCGCGCCGTGGGACTGGAACATCTCGAGCGGCGTGTTCCTGAAGGACATCGATACCGTCTACTACCGGACGCTGTTCGGCCACCTCGCGGTCGTGTTCGTGATCGGCTTCGTGATCAGCGCGGCGATGCTCGTGATCATCCGCAACGTGCGCGGCAGCCTCGGCGGCGAGCCGGACGAAGCGGCCGCGCTGGCAACGCGCATCGCGCAGGGCGATCTCACGCGGCCGGTGCCGGTGCGTGCGGGCGACGACACGAGCATGATGGCGGCGATGCGCGACATGCAGGCGCGCCTGCAGGCGACGATCGGCGGGATCCGTCAGTCGGCCGAGTCGATCGCATCGGCGAGTCGCGAGATCGCGTCCGGCAACGATGACCTGTCGCAACGCACGGAGGAGCAGGCCGCGTCGCTCGAGGAAACGGCCGCGAGCATGGAGCAGCTGACCGCGACGGTGAAGCAGAACGCCGATAATGCGCGGCAGGCGAGCGGGCTCGCGAACAATGCATCGGAGATCGCGCGGGCCGGCAACGACGTCGTCAGTCGCGTGATCGGCACGATGGGCGAGATCGACGACAGCTCGCGCAAGATCGCCGACATCATCGGCGTGATCGAGGGCATCGCGTTCCAGACCAACATCCTCGCGTTGAACGCGGCGGTCGAGGCCGCGCGCGCCGGCGAGCAGGGGCGCGGCTTCGCGGTGGTCGCGGGCGAGGTGCGTTCGCTCGCGCAGCGCAGCGCGACGGCCGCGAAGGAGATCCGCGAACTGATCGTCGATTCGGTCGAGCGCGTGCGCAACGGCTCGACGCTGGTCGGCCAGGCCGGCACGACGATGGGCGAGATCCTGCAGGCGGTCGCGCGCGTGACCGACATCATGGGCGAGATCGCGGCGGCGTCCGAAGAGCAGGCGAGCGGCATCACGCAGGTCGGGCGCGCGGTCACGCAGATGGATCAGGTCACGCAGCAGAACGCGGCGCTCGTCGAGGAGGCCGCTGCAGCCGCCGCGTCGTTGCAGGAGCAGGCCGGCCGGCTGCGCGACGCGATCGGCGCGTTCCAGGTGCCCGATGGCAGCGCCCGTGCGCACTGA
- a CDS encoding YciI family protein, with product MYVIDIHYNASLERIDDALERHRAYLQPLFERGIFIAAGPKVPREGGVILAARIDRDELDAILETDPFVTEGLATYRVTEFRITRAAQGFNVPALP from the coding sequence ATGTACGTCATCGACATCCACTACAACGCGTCGCTCGAGCGCATCGACGATGCACTCGAACGCCACCGTGCGTATCTGCAGCCGCTGTTCGAGCGCGGCATCTTCATCGCGGCGGGGCCGAAGGTGCCGCGCGAAGGCGGCGTGATCCTCGCGGCCCGCATCGACCGCGACGAACTGGACGCCATCCTCGAGACCGATCCGTTCGTGACCGAAGGGCTCGCGACGTACCGCGTGACGGAATTCCGGATCACGCGTGCCGCGCAGGGCTTCAACGTGCCGGCACTCCCGTAA
- a CDS encoding SCO family protein — protein sequence MLHSWFGRRARQGWMLACAFAAAVLLAGCDNAPKFQNLDITGNTQFGSDFSLPDTTGKVRTLADFKGRAVVMFFGYTHCPDVCPTTMAELSEALKQLGPDAAKRVQVLFVTVDPERDTPALLGQYVPAFNPSFIGLRPADEAQLKKVTKDFRVYYAKVPGKTPGSYTMDHTAASYVFDRDGKLRLFVRDGQGPGPWVHDLKLLVD from the coding sequence ATGCTCCATTCATGGTTCGGGCGCCGCGCGCGCCAAGGCTGGATGCTCGCGTGCGCATTCGCGGCAGCCGTGCTGCTCGCCGGCTGCGACAACGCGCCGAAATTCCAGAATCTCGACATCACCGGCAACACGCAGTTCGGCAGCGATTTCTCGCTGCCCGACACGACGGGCAAGGTGCGCACGCTCGCCGATTTCAAGGGCCGTGCGGTCGTGATGTTCTTCGGCTATACGCACTGTCCGGACGTCTGTCCGACGACGATGGCCGAATTGTCCGAAGCACTGAAGCAGCTCGGGCCCGATGCCGCGAAGCGCGTGCAGGTGCTGTTCGTCACCGTCGATCCGGAGCGCGACACGCCCGCGCTGCTCGGCCAGTACGTGCCTGCGTTCAACCCGTCGTTCATCGGCCTGCGGCCGGCCGACGAAGCGCAGCTCAAGAAGGTCACGAAGGATTTCCGCGTGTACTACGCGAAGGTGCCCGGCAAGACGCCCGGCAGCTACACGATGGATCACACGGCCGCGAGCTACGTGTTCGATCGCGACGGCAAGCTGCGCCTGTTCGTGCGCGACGGCCAGGGCCCCGGCCCGTGGGTGCACGACCTGAAGCTGCTGGTCGACTGA
- the cyoE gene encoding heme o synthase, with product MQSTLSQSPGSRFSQYMALTKPRVTQLAVFCAVIGMFLATPGMVPWHVLIGGTVGIWLLAGAAFAINCLVEQKIDAMMRRTAWRPSARGEITTPQILLFSAVLGSIGAWTLYTFTNPLTMWLTIATFVGYAVIYTLLLKPMTPQNIVIGGASGAMPPALGWAAVTGAVPGDAWILVLIIFVWTPPHFWVLALYRRKDYENAGLPMLPVTHGEKYTRLHILLYTVILFAVALMPFISGMSGAVYLTSAVLLGAVFLAYAWKIYRDYSDALARKAFRYSIVYLSLLFAALLVDHYARPLLGV from the coding sequence ATGCAAAGCACCCTTTCCCAATCGCCCGGTAGCCGGTTCTCGCAGTACATGGCGCTGACGAAGCCGCGTGTCACGCAGCTCGCGGTGTTCTGTGCGGTGATCGGCATGTTTCTCGCGACGCCGGGCATGGTGCCGTGGCATGTGCTGATTGGCGGCACCGTCGGCATCTGGCTGCTGGCGGGCGCCGCGTTCGCGATCAATTGCCTCGTCGAACAGAAGATCGACGCGATGATGCGGCGCACCGCATGGCGCCCGTCCGCGCGCGGCGAGATCACGACGCCGCAGATCCTGCTGTTCTCGGCCGTGCTCGGCAGCATCGGCGCATGGACGCTCTATACGTTCACGAACCCGCTGACGATGTGGCTGACGATCGCGACGTTCGTCGGCTACGCGGTGATCTACACGCTGCTGCTGAAGCCGATGACGCCGCAGAACATCGTGATCGGCGGCGCGTCGGGCGCGATGCCGCCGGCGCTCGGCTGGGCAGCGGTCACCGGCGCGGTACCGGGCGACGCATGGATCCTCGTTCTCATCATCTTCGTATGGACGCCGCCGCATTTCTGGGTGCTCGCGCTCTATCGCCGCAAGGACTACGAGAACGCGGGGCTGCCGATGCTGCCCGTCACGCACGGCGAGAAGTACACGCGGCTGCACATCCTGCTGTACACGGTGATCCTGTTCGCGGTCGCGCTGATGCCGTTCATCTCGGGGATGAGCGGCGCCGTCTACCTGACGAGCGCGGTGCTGCTCGGCGCGGTGTTCCTCGCGTATGCGTGGAAGATCTATCGCGACTATTCGGACGCACTCGCCCGCAAGGCTTTCCGTTATTCGATCGTCTATCTGTCGCTGCTGTTCGCCGCGCTGCTCGTCGATCACTATGCACGCCCGCTGCTCGGCGTGTAA
- a CDS encoding COX15/CtaA family protein: MSYLLQLGLIGLCIALLPLSYVWVKADDDKFRKLVWITTFLTLDLVMFGGFTRLTDSGLGCPDWPGCYGTSSPFIAHAAITAAHQAMPTGPVSMTKAWIEMIHRYFAMAIGVLIIAQVVIAWSARLRRRPLHVSPWWPTSLLLLIVVQGVFGAWTVTMKLQPVIVTTHLLLGLTLLGTLGWLAARQTPLPSHDPEAGRYRAAALAALALLVVQIALGGWVSTNYAVLACTDFPTCNGQWIPPMNFGQGFHLWRALGMTKDGDAITQDALVAIHWTHRTFAFVVVAYLAAFALKMRRFESLRRPANGVLLVVLLQFLTGLTNIVLQWPLPVAVAHNGGAAILLLLVVMLNFRILSSRPGRVAQPARDAAPA; encoded by the coding sequence ATGTCGTATCTACTGCAACTCGGCCTGATCGGCCTCTGCATCGCGCTGCTGCCGCTGTCGTACGTGTGGGTGAAGGCCGACGACGACAAGTTCCGCAAGCTGGTGTGGATCACCACGTTCCTGACCCTCGACCTCGTGATGTTCGGCGGCTTCACTCGGTTGACCGATTCGGGCCTCGGCTGCCCTGACTGGCCCGGCTGCTACGGCACGTCGTCGCCGTTCATCGCGCATGCCGCGATCACGGCCGCGCACCAGGCGATGCCGACCGGCCCCGTCAGCATGACGAAGGCCTGGATCGAGATGATTCACCGCTATTTCGCGATGGCGATCGGCGTGCTGATCATCGCGCAGGTCGTGATTGCATGGTCCGCACGGCTGCGCCGCCGCCCACTCCACGTGTCGCCGTGGTGGCCGACGAGCCTCTTGCTGCTGATCGTCGTGCAGGGTGTGTTCGGCGCGTGGACGGTCACGATGAAGCTGCAACCGGTGATCGTCACGACCCATCTGCTGCTCGGTCTCACGCTGCTCGGCACGCTCGGCTGGCTCGCGGCGCGGCAGACCCCGCTGCCGTCGCATGACCCGGAGGCCGGCCGCTACCGCGCGGCCGCGCTCGCGGCGCTCGCGCTGCTGGTCGTGCAGATCGCGCTCGGCGGCTGGGTGAGCACCAACTACGCGGTGCTCGCGTGTACCGACTTCCCCACCTGCAACGGCCAGTGGATTCCGCCGATGAACTTCGGACAGGGCTTCCATCTGTGGCGCGCGCTCGGCATGACGAAGGATGGCGACGCGATCACGCAGGACGCGCTGGTCGCGATCCACTGGACCCACCGCACGTTCGCATTCGTCGTCGTCGCGTACCTGGCTGCGTTCGCGCTGAAAATGCGCCGCTTCGAGTCGCTGCGCCGGCCCGCGAACGGCGTGCTGCTGGTGGTCCTGCTGCAGTTCCTGACGGGCCTGACCAACATCGTGCTGCAGTGGCCGCTGCCGGTCGCCGTCGCGCACAACGGCGGCGCCGCGATCCTGCTGCTGCTCGTCGTCATGTTAAACTTTCGCATCCTTTCAAGCCGCCCCGGCCGTGTCGCGCAGCCCGCGCGCGACGCCGCCCCGGCGTGA
- a CDS encoding SCO family protein has translation MQSSRQGPAATPISPAVRKRGRWMLVLLGLVCAAPIIASYFTYYVIKPKGGSTNYGTLIEPQRPIPADLQVTDETGKTVPLSSLRGVWLFVMTDRSACDDACAQKLYFMRQIRVTQAGERHRITMVWLRSDAGAVPPKVLEAYPDTRRLVADPAAVAAWLPADAGTKDRDHIYMVDPNGNLMMRFPKNPNPSKIKTDVTKLLKWSSIG, from the coding sequence ATGCAATCTTCCCGTCAGGGTCCGGCCGCAACGCCGATCTCGCCCGCGGTCCGCAAACGCGGCCGCTGGATGCTCGTGCTGCTGGGTCTCGTGTGCGCAGCACCCATCATCGCGTCTTACTTCACTTATTACGTGATCAAGCCGAAGGGCGGTTCGACCAACTACGGCACGCTGATCGAGCCGCAGCGGCCGATCCCGGCCGACCTGCAGGTGACCGACGAAACCGGCAAGACGGTGCCGCTGTCGTCGCTGCGCGGCGTGTGGCTGTTCGTGATGACCGACCGCAGCGCGTGCGACGACGCCTGCGCGCAAAAGCTCTACTTCATGCGCCAGATCCGCGTCACGCAGGCGGGTGAGCGGCACCGGATCACGATGGTATGGCTGCGCAGCGATGCGGGCGCGGTACCGCCCAAGGTGCTGGAGGCCTACCCGGACACGCGTCGGCTCGTCGCCGATCCGGCGGCGGTTGCCGCGTGGCTGCCGGCCGACGCCGGCACGAAGGACCGCGACCACATCTACATGGTCGATCCGAACGGCAACCTGATGATGCGTTTCCCGAAGAATCCGAACCCCAGCAAGATCAAGACGGACGTCACGAAACTGCTGAAGTGGTCGAGCATCGGCTAA
- a CDS encoding SURF1 family protein, producing MKIRWLPALLILAVVAVTIRLGFWQRDRAHQKEALQASIVRYEHAVPVDVGAQPIPLASIEFHRVRARGRFLPEQAVFLDNRPYNDQPGFYVVMPFKLTDGGVVLVNRGWLPRNIADRTAIEPFSTPDGDIEIEGIARADASRAFELGEGGSAAHQKIRQNLDVAAYAKETGLPLQPFVIQQTSDDGDKLVRDWPAATTGVERNYGYMFQWWAMAAAALGFGLYAARRAAKKSAGA from the coding sequence ATGAAGATCCGCTGGCTGCCTGCGCTGCTGATACTCGCCGTCGTCGCGGTTACGATTCGCCTCGGGTTCTGGCAGCGCGACCGTGCGCACCAGAAGGAAGCGCTGCAGGCGAGCATCGTGCGCTACGAGCATGCGGTGCCCGTCGACGTCGGTGCGCAGCCGATTCCGCTCGCGTCGATCGAGTTCCACCGCGTGCGGGCCAGAGGGCGCTTCCTGCCGGAGCAAGCGGTGTTCCTCGACAATCGGCCGTATAACGACCAGCCGGGTTTTTACGTCGTGATGCCGTTTAAACTCACGGACGGCGGCGTCGTGCTGGTGAACCGCGGCTGGCTGCCGCGAAACATCGCCGATCGCACGGCGATCGAGCCCTTTTCGACGCCGGACGGCGACATCGAGATCGAAGGCATCGCGCGCGCCGATGCGTCACGCGCATTCGAGCTTGGCGAAGGCGGCTCGGCCGCGCACCAGAAGATCCGGCAGAACCTGGACGTCGCCGCGTATGCGAAGGAAACGGGGCTGCCGCTGCAGCCGTTCGTGATCCAGCAGACGAGCGACGACGGCGACAAGCTCGTGCGCGACTGGCCGGCGGCGACGACCGGCGTCGAGCGCAATTACGGTTACATGTTTCAGTGGTGGGCCATGGCGGCGGCGGCGCTCGGTTTCGGCCTGTACGCCGCGCGGCGTGCGGCGAAGAAATCGGCCGGCGCGTGA